Proteins co-encoded in one Leptospira inadai serovar Lyme str. 10 genomic window:
- the gap gene encoding type I glyceraldehyde-3-phosphate dehydrogenase, whose translation MTRIAINGFGRIGRLVFRAGIKDPNLEFVAINDLVTPDNLAYLLKYDSTHGRYDGTVEHSDKEIIIDGKKVLCVSERDPEKLPWKDLKVDYVVESTGLFTDRAGAEKHLKAGAKKVVISAPAKDKDIPTFVMGVNNEKYSSATDHVVSNASCTTNCLAPIVKVVLDNFGIEEGLMTTIHATTSTQPTVDGPSKKDWRGGRGAMQNIIPASTGAAKAVGLCIPEVNGKLTGMSFRIPVPDVSVVDLTVRTVKETSLKEISAKIKATSEGAMKGILGYTDEMVVSTDFLSSTLSSIFDHDASIELNSRFFKLVSWYDNEMGYSNRVLDLIRYMAKKS comes from the coding sequence ATGACAAGAATCGCTATCAACGGTTTTGGAAGGATCGGAAGACTGGTATTTCGGGCCGGTATCAAAGATCCGAATCTCGAATTCGTAGCTATCAACGACCTCGTAACGCCGGATAACCTGGCCTATTTATTAAAATATGATTCTACCCATGGCCGCTACGACGGAACGGTGGAACACAGCGACAAAGAAATCATCATAGACGGAAAGAAAGTTCTCTGCGTTTCCGAACGGGACCCTGAAAAACTCCCCTGGAAAGATCTCAAGGTAGATTACGTCGTTGAGTCCACCGGTTTATTTACCGATCGAGCCGGAGCAGAAAAACACCTGAAGGCCGGGGCCAAAAAAGTAGTCATCTCCGCTCCCGCTAAGGATAAGGACATCCCGACCTTTGTGATGGGAGTCAATAACGAGAAATACAGCTCGGCAACCGATCACGTAGTATCCAACGCTTCCTGCACGACCAATTGCCTGGCTCCGATCGTAAAAGTGGTTCTGGACAATTTCGGAATCGAGGAAGGATTGATGACTACGATTCACGCGACCACATCCACTCAACCTACCGTAGACGGCCCCTCCAAGAAAGACTGGAGAGGTGGAAGAGGAGCCATGCAGAATATCATCCCGGCTTCTACCGGTGCGGCCAAAGCGGTCGGTCTTTGCATTCCTGAAGTGAACGGAAAACTCACCGGTATGTCTTTCCGGATTCCCGTTCCGGACGTTTCCGTCGTAGACCTCACGGTTCGAACCGTAAAAGAAACGAGTCTAAAGGAAATTTCGGCAAAAATAAAAGCGACTTCGGAAGGCGCCATGAAAGGAATTTTGGGGTACACCGATGAAATGGTCGTCTCCACCGATTTCTTGAGCTCCACGCTTTCCTCGATATTCGATCACGACGCGAGTATCGAATTGAATTCCCGCTTTTTTAAGCTGGTTTCTTGGTACGACAACGAAATGGGGTATTCCAATCGCGTTCTAGACTTAATTCGCTATATGGCAAAAAAAAGTTGA
- a CDS encoding phosphoglycerate kinase, which yields MQLPRLEHEDLKGKRVFLRVDFNVPIENGKVTDSTRIEKTLPTIELLVKKGARIIIGSHLGRPKGKPDPQFSMEPVFEVFKGLTNAPVSFSKNVVGDPVVKLSKELKDGEILVLENLRFHKEEEENDLGFSKKLAALAEVYVNDAFGAAHRAHSSTEGIAHLLPSFAGLLMYKEITELSSLLSRPAKPFVAIIGGSKVSSKISVIKNLIDKVDHILIGGGMAYTFLKSRAIPVGNSLVEKDFEVEAFQLIERAGVAGVDFQLPVDHIIADKFDPKAKSKTVDKMGILDGWMGMDIGPKTVSNYEKVIKNASTIVWNGPMGVFEFDKFAEGTMAIAKAVAKSKAKTIVGGGDSIAAINKAKVEDKITHVSTGGGASLEFLEGKKLPGVQALLKKAE from the coding sequence ATACAGCTACCTAGACTCGAGCACGAAGATCTTAAAGGTAAACGAGTCTTCCTCCGCGTGGATTTTAACGTTCCTATCGAAAACGGTAAAGTCACGGATTCGACCCGAATTGAAAAAACACTCCCGACTATCGAGCTCCTTGTAAAAAAAGGAGCCCGAATCATCATAGGAAGCCACCTTGGACGTCCGAAAGGAAAACCGGATCCTCAATTTTCGATGGAGCCGGTTTTTGAAGTCTTCAAAGGACTGACTAACGCGCCTGTTTCTTTCTCGAAAAATGTCGTCGGAGATCCGGTAGTCAAACTCTCCAAAGAATTGAAGGACGGGGAAATTCTGGTTCTGGAAAATTTACGTTTTCATAAAGAAGAAGAAGAGAACGATCTCGGATTTTCCAAGAAACTTGCGGCCTTGGCCGAGGTATACGTCAACGATGCGTTCGGAGCCGCACACCGGGCCCATTCTTCCACGGAAGGAATCGCGCATCTCCTTCCGTCCTTTGCCGGACTTTTGATGTACAAGGAAATCACGGAGCTGTCCAGCCTACTTTCCAGGCCTGCAAAACCCTTCGTAGCCATCATAGGCGGTTCCAAGGTCTCTTCAAAGATCAGTGTGATTAAAAATCTGATCGATAAAGTGGATCATATTTTGATCGGCGGGGGAATGGCTTATACCTTCCTCAAGTCGCGGGCGATTCCGGTGGGAAATTCCCTGGTCGAAAAGGATTTCGAAGTCGAGGCATTTCAATTAATCGAACGAGCCGGAGTAGCGGGAGTGGATTTTCAACTTCCCGTCGATCATATCATAGCTGATAAGTTCGATCCGAAAGCCAAAAGTAAAACCGTCGATAAGATGGGAATTTTGGACGGGTGGATGGGAATGGACATAGGTCCGAAAACGGTTTCAAATTATGAAAAAGTGATCAAGAACGCTTCGACTATCGTGTGGAACGGACCGATGGGAGTTTTCGAATTCGATAAATTTGCAGAAGGAACTATGGCAATTGCGAAAGCGGTCGCAAAGTCAAAGGCAAAAACCATCGTAGGCGGAGGGGATTCCATCGCGGCTATTAATAAGGCTAAAGTGGAAGACAAGATCACACACGTTTCTACAGGCGGGGGAGCCTCCCTGGAATTCTTGGAAGGGAAAAAACTTCCCGGCGTACAGGCTCTTCTTAAAAAAGCGGAGTAA
- the tpiA gene encoding triose-phosphate isomerase, with protein MRPKIIAGNWKMNLSQKEALALAIGLKEKLPSIQKDKKAIVFPSTIHLASVAKILEGSPIGVGAQNIYPSSLTAMTGETSPDHLKELGLKFALVGHSERRQFLGETNFFCNQKVAYLASHEFTVIYCVGETLAEREAGKTLEILGTQVREGLGNIPSDLFSRIWVAYEPVWAIGTGKVATPTQAQEAHSFLRKEIAGLFQNGTEIAASLPILYGGSVKPDNVQELLSQPDIDGGLVGGASQKLESFLGLF; from the coding sequence ATGCGACCTAAAATAATTGCCGGTAATTGGAAAATGAATCTCTCCCAAAAAGAGGCACTCGCATTGGCGATCGGACTCAAGGAGAAGTTGCCGTCGATTCAGAAGGACAAAAAGGCGATCGTCTTTCCTTCTACGATCCATCTTGCCTCTGTGGCTAAAATTTTAGAGGGTTCGCCGATTGGTGTGGGCGCTCAAAACATCTATCCATCTTCCTTGACCGCGATGACGGGGGAAACCAGTCCGGATCACCTGAAAGAACTCGGTCTGAAATTCGCCTTAGTCGGTCATTCGGAACGCCGGCAATTTTTGGGTGAGACTAACTTCTTTTGTAACCAAAAAGTCGCCTACCTAGCCTCCCATGAATTTACCGTAATTTACTGTGTGGGGGAAACACTGGCGGAACGGGAAGCCGGTAAAACCTTGGAAATTTTAGGAACGCAAGTACGGGAAGGTTTGGGAAACATTCCTAGCGATTTATTCTCCCGAATCTGGGTTGCTTACGAGCCGGTCTGGGCGATCGGAACCGGTAAAGTCGCCACTCCGACTCAGGCCCAAGAAGCACATTCCTTCCTTCGGAAAGAAATTGCGGGACTTTTCCAGAACGGGACCGAAATTGCGGCCTCGCTTCCGATCCTATACGGAGGATCCGTCAAACCGGATAACGTACAGGAACTTTTATCCCAGCCGGATATCGACGGTGGCCTAGTCGGCGGAGCCAGCCAAAAACTGGAAAGCTTCCTGGGTTTGTTTTAA
- the secG gene encoding preprotein translocase subunit SecG, whose product MGFITGTILVLFVFVSLFLILLVMIQTGKGGMGGVLGGGASQSVFGSSTADVLTKATRVAGLLFLALSLILSFLFAKTSGYNTTPVPEVVPAQSAPVDGTPENQGGSNAQPAQPTPNPATTPQGQAKP is encoded by the coding sequence ATGGGATTTATTACTGGAACTATTCTTGTCCTCTTCGTTTTCGTGAGCCTTTTTCTAATTCTACTGGTAATGATCCAAACTGGAAAAGGTGGAATGGGCGGCGTTTTGGGCGGAGGAGCAAGCCAATCGGTATTCGGTTCTTCGACGGCGGATGTCTTAACGAAAGCCACCCGTGTTGCAGGTCTCCTTTTTTTGGCACTCTCTTTGATTCTTTCTTTCCTTTTTGCTAAGACTAGTGGATACAATACGACTCCGGTTCCGGAGGTGGTACCAGCTCAGTCCGCTCCGGTTGATGGAACCCCAGAGAATCAAGGAGGCTCCAATGCCCAGCCAGCTCAGCCGACCCCAAACCCAGCGACTACTCCTCAGGGACAAGCCAAACCGTAA
- the lenA gene encoding endostatin-like outer membrane lipoprotein LenA has product MPSQLSRPQTQRLLLRDKPNRKFIPTKKPRSVERILLGCVLLLFITASSAFSQSPDAQKSQASSTAQILNQRILKAYESLGVARELLKLERMESLPQGTVVTWVGNFPNRKGVKITKFSVTQSHQIPGGIDRSEEKSILLEFNGSTLSKVESEIKTANYATEDTTSVRMTDNTPLDNNVDDLMIHADRNGREAQYPLNFLPDEGVNRERSEFKKEFYLKLIEDFFIHVLRIQEMQNQQTAKNQKKLLQTFKESLEY; this is encoded by the coding sequence ATGCCCAGCCAGCTCAGCCGACCCCAAACCCAGCGACTACTCCTCAGGGACAAGCCAAACCGTAAATTTATCCCTACAAAAAAGCCGAGATCGGTCGAAAGGATCCTTCTCGGCTGCGTTCTCTTACTTTTCATTACTGCATCTTCCGCGTTCTCCCAATCTCCAGATGCACAGAAATCGCAGGCCTCTAGTACGGCGCAGATCCTGAATCAAAGGATTTTAAAGGCCTATGAAAGTCTAGGAGTCGCTCGGGAACTCCTAAAATTGGAGCGAATGGAAAGCCTCCCTCAAGGGACGGTGGTCACTTGGGTAGGAAATTTTCCCAATCGAAAGGGAGTCAAAATCACTAAATTCTCCGTAACACAATCCCATCAAATTCCGGGTGGAATCGATCGATCGGAAGAGAAATCCATTTTGCTGGAATTTAACGGATCCACATTGTCCAAGGTCGAATCCGAAATCAAGACCGCTAATTACGCCACGGAAGATACCACTTCGGTGCGCATGACGGATAATACTCCGCTGGATAATAACGTGGACGACCTTATGATTCATGCCGATCGAAACGGTAGGGAGGCGCAATACCCTCTCAATTTTCTTCCGGACGAAGGCGTAAATCGGGAACGATCGGAATTTAAGAAGGAATTTTATCTAAAACTGATCGAAGATTTTTTCATCCACGTCCTCCGAATTCAGGAAATGCAGAACCAACAAACGGCGAAAAATCAAAAAAAATTACTGCAAACTTTTAAAGAATCCCTAGAATATTGA
- a CDS encoding LIC_12097 family sensor histidine kinase, translated as MSSLMENLHERAEELQAILDGITEPLVLIDPGFRVRRVNRATLEFSEEPDFPTVLGRQCYSLLYNRSVVCPFCPMKDHHENESDFNREFEGRNGISREIFHISNHQKETLYLDFFPIKKDGNVVSVVEKISNITRIKEKEEENLRIRNLASLGIFISGVAHELNNPLTGMSLTLQNLMNNLSSLDPDFFRKRLEMIKEDLTRAAMIVADIISFAKPDKLVTTSADIYETIMKAKDSVIWVYPVLSKNIEWEIFCEPGIYFQFNPVKIERLFINLFKNSLQAYDYGEGKIRIEARRTKNMLHIFVEDTAGGIPENMLDKIFSPFFTKNKSGVGTGLGLSICHSIVREHSGELTVRSYDRKTRFRVSLPLEQPRGN; from the coding sequence ATGTCATCCCTAATGGAAAACCTCCACGAGCGGGCGGAGGAACTCCAAGCAATTCTCGACGGTATTACGGAACCCCTCGTATTGATCGATCCGGGGTTTAGGGTTCGTCGCGTAAACAGGGCCACCTTGGAGTTTTCGGAGGAGCCGGATTTCCCTACGGTATTGGGAAGGCAATGCTACTCCCTCTTATACAATCGTTCCGTCGTTTGCCCTTTCTGCCCCATGAAAGACCATCATGAAAACGAGTCCGATTTCAATCGTGAGTTCGAAGGTAGAAACGGTATCAGCCGCGAGATTTTCCATATTTCGAATCATCAAAAAGAAACCTTATATTTGGACTTCTTTCCCATCAAGAAAGACGGGAATGTAGTATCGGTTGTCGAGAAAATCAGCAATATAACTCGGATCAAAGAGAAAGAGGAGGAGAATCTCAGAATTCGGAACCTTGCCTCCCTCGGAATTTTCATCTCAGGCGTAGCCCATGAGTTGAATAACCCTCTCACCGGAATGAGCTTAACTCTACAAAATCTTATGAATAATCTTTCCAGCTTGGATCCGGATTTTTTCCGGAAAAGACTCGAGATGATTAAGGAAGATTTAACTAGAGCGGCGATGATCGTAGCGGATATCATCAGTTTTGCCAAACCCGATAAATTAGTAACTACTTCGGCCGATATTTACGAAACTATAATGAAAGCCAAGGATTCCGTTATTTGGGTTTACCCGGTTTTATCGAAGAACATAGAATGGGAAATATTTTGCGAGCCGGGGATTTATTTTCAATTCAATCCGGTAAAGATAGAAAGATTATTTATAAATTTATTTAAGAATTCCCTACAGGCATACGATTACGGCGAAGGCAAGATCCGAATAGAAGCCCGACGAACCAAAAATATGCTGCATATATTCGTCGAGGACACGGCAGGCGGAATTCCAGAAAACATGTTGGACAAAATCTTCTCTCCATTCTTTACTAAGAATAAATCGGGAGTCGGCACCGGTTTAGGATTATCGATCTGCCACTCCATCGTTAGGGAGCACAGCGGAGAACTGACGGTCCGCTCCTATGATCGCAAAACTAGGTTTAGAGTCTCCCTTCCCCTAGAACAACCTCGAGGGAACTGA
- a CDS encoding response regulator transcription factor: MSKHRILVVEDIHSIREAIKDILTRDYQVFDAENYDEAVRILTSNPVDLVITDIRMPGKSGLDLIKTIQKDHPNVLYSLMTAYNINDYIKFAYEHDIWNIIPKYSFLDINLISVMVHKLLNKDIFGVEKYFGPGFSLMDGEPEGFSQPPENGVVFKKINSDDERNYLCNRIAKYLIEKGAPNAVHQILEELTSNAMIRAPRDSKGNSKYQFELPSRDLVVPLENIQLADTDYFEIGYGIADNSYIIVVRDHFGSLNKKEILKRLDRHITVEDTSGLPAGLADSHGRGLYICREISDQLIFNIAKERKTEIIALLDKKTNKGYKSLSIYEA; the protein is encoded by the coding sequence TTGTCCAAGCATCGAATCTTAGTCGTCGAAGATATTCATTCCATACGCGAAGCGATCAAGGATATTTTGACCCGCGACTACCAAGTATTCGACGCGGAAAATTACGACGAGGCGGTGCGGATTCTAACTTCTAATCCGGTGGATTTAGTCATTACCGATATACGAATGCCGGGAAAATCGGGTTTGGACCTGATCAAGACGATTCAGAAAGATCATCCGAACGTTTTATACTCCTTGATGACGGCGTATAATATTAACGATTACATAAAATTCGCATACGAGCATGATATCTGGAATATCATTCCCAAGTATTCCTTCCTTGATATTAACCTTATTTCCGTAATGGTCCATAAATTATTAAATAAGGACATATTCGGTGTGGAAAAATACTTCGGTCCCGGATTTTCCTTAATGGACGGCGAGCCCGAAGGATTCAGCCAACCGCCCGAAAACGGAGTCGTATTTAAAAAAATCAACTCCGATGACGAACGAAATTATTTATGCAACCGGATCGCAAAGTACCTGATCGAAAAAGGAGCTCCTAACGCGGTCCATCAAATTCTGGAGGAGTTGACCTCCAATGCTATGATTCGCGCCCCGAGAGATTCCAAAGGAAATTCCAAATACCAATTCGAGCTACCCTCCCGAGATCTAGTAGTTCCGCTTGAGAATATCCAGCTCGCGGATACCGATTATTTTGAAATCGGATACGGGATCGCCGATAATTCTTATATCATCGTAGTCCGAGACCATTTCGGATCCTTGAATAAAAAGGAAATCTTAAAACGTTTAGACAGACATATTACGGTGGAGGATACGAGCGGACTGCCTGCCGGCTTGGCCGATTCTCACGGAAGGGGTTTGTATATATGCCGGGAAATTTCCGACCAATTGATTTTCAATATCGCTAAGGAAAGAAAAACGGAAATCATCGCGTTGCTCGATAAGAAAACCAACAAGGGTTACAAATCCCTCTCCATTTACGAGGCGTGA
- a CDS encoding nicotinamide-nucleotide amidohydrolase family protein: protein MNSPRFIVVSTGSELTAGRSQDTNSSWIANELFGLGFIVEKFLVLPDSPDLIRNELKSLTVGASADRPIVIIMTGGLGPTEDDYTLEVVCGLTDSQPVQDVTALDRLKAIYRLRGRRFEENLETAVRQVSIPSKSKVLPNAVGIAPGFWSELGPDVHLGCMPGVPKEMTAMFSGELSPILKRLFHSAELHSDFLFIWGMSESTFQQEFIQGIASLKEGKAVWGVAAKRGFLRVTYQSSDRNVVDQLITSTLEKYGDLCTGDVFEELPKLLIERKLTVGTAESCTGGLVAKLFTDRAGSSEYFIGSIVSYANSVKQAQLGVRRETLETYGAVSSETATEMAEGAAKVLNTDLTISITGIAGPGGATETKRVGTVFIGIYIRDKGSTVKELYFPFKRDLFRDAVATTALYLLYDRLRKNA from the coding sequence ATGAATTCTCCGCGTTTTATAGTCGTTTCTACGGGATCGGAACTGACAGCCGGTCGCAGTCAGGATACGAACTCGTCTTGGATCGCTAACGAACTTTTCGGACTCGGATTTATCGTCGAAAAATTTCTAGTTCTCCCGGACTCTCCGGATCTGATTCGCAACGAGTTGAAATCTCTTACGGTCGGCGCCTCCGCTGATCGACCTATCGTTATCATAATGACGGGAGGCTTAGGACCCACCGAAGACGATTATACTTTGGAGGTCGTATGCGGACTGACCGACTCGCAACCGGTTCAGGATGTGACGGCTTTGGATCGACTAAAAGCTATCTATCGTTTACGGGGAAGACGCTTCGAAGAAAACTTGGAAACTGCCGTTCGTCAGGTCTCGATTCCTTCCAAATCCAAGGTTCTACCGAATGCTGTCGGAATTGCACCGGGGTTTTGGTCGGAGCTGGGGCCGGACGTTCACCTTGGATGTATGCCGGGCGTTCCTAAAGAAATGACGGCTATGTTTTCCGGCGAGCTGAGTCCGATCCTAAAACGTTTATTCCATTCGGCGGAATTGCATTCAGATTTTCTATTCATCTGGGGAATGAGCGAATCGACGTTTCAGCAGGAGTTCATACAGGGAATCGCTTCTCTAAAAGAAGGAAAAGCCGTCTGGGGAGTCGCCGCAAAACGCGGATTTTTACGCGTCACATATCAATCCTCGGATCGAAACGTCGTCGATCAACTAATCACCTCAACTCTGGAAAAATACGGCGATTTGTGTACTGGAGACGTTTTTGAGGAATTACCGAAATTGTTAATCGAAAGAAAGCTGACTGTCGGTACTGCGGAAAGTTGTACCGGAGGTTTGGTGGCTAAGTTGTTTACGGACCGCGCAGGGTCCTCCGAATATTTTATCGGTTCCATCGTATCGTATGCCAATTCGGTTAAGCAGGCACAGCTCGGAGTTCGACGGGAAACCTTAGAAACATACGGAGCCGTAAGTTCCGAGACTGCGACAGAAATGGCGGAGGGTGCCGCAAAAGTATTGAATACCGACTTAACAATCAGTATTACCGGAATTGCCGGACCGGGTGGGGCAACGGAGACCAAAAGAGTCGGGACGGTCTTTATCGGAATATACATTCGCGATAAAGGATCGACGGTTAAGGAACTTTACTTCCCGTTCAAACGAGATTTGTTTCGCGACGCCGTCGCTACGACCGCATTGTACCTGCTTTACGATCGCTTAAGGAAGAACGCATGA
- the argS gene encoding arginine--tRNA ligase, with translation MKETETIKQTVLSVLNEAIEVYCKTEATSVNPSDLKIRIEYSREESFGDYSTSFALENSKLLGRKPMESAASLVEILRKKTDLFETVDCTPPGFVNFRISPSYLIRFLESSVLAGQAFPQLAHSKKVNLEFVSANPTGPLNIVSARAAATGDAMANVLKAVGHKVEKEFYVNDYGNQVFLLGVSALVRIREQLGETSSVQESEDGTSLDELLAKNVIPSEGYRGEYLKEIAKRLLDDPKIGNEIRSLLKTSQYRLLAEKCSAWAVESNLVWQRKDLDLFGVEFDRFFSETSLHESGKVLAVLEDLKKSGKIFEEDGKQVFRSTDYGDDKDRVVVRDDGRPTYLLADIAYHRNKIERNYDRIIDIWGPDHHGYIARLAGAVQALGFAKENFQVVIAQQVNLLMAGQKMKMSKRAGEFQTMEDLLGYLGNHAKDVARYFFVMRSLDSPLDFDLDLAKDESDKNPVFYLQYAHARVSSIFREVGTDSNRAALENLEMTEERKRLLFWAARFPEEVVDAAQSLEPHRLTNYLQNLARAFTQFYIAKNNRLKDANETTRLGLARICKSAQTVLSLGLGLLGVSAPERLDKEA, from the coding sequence ATGAAAGAAACGGAAACTATCAAACAAACCGTACTCTCCGTCCTAAACGAAGCTATCGAAGTATATTGCAAGACCGAAGCGACTTCCGTCAACCCTTCGGATCTTAAAATCAGAATCGAATATTCTAGAGAGGAATCCTTCGGCGATTACTCGACGTCGTTCGCACTGGAGAATTCTAAACTTTTAGGGCGTAAGCCGATGGAGTCCGCCGCTAGTTTGGTCGAAATCCTGCGGAAGAAAACCGATCTATTCGAAACGGTGGATTGCACTCCTCCCGGTTTTGTTAATTTCAGAATTTCCCCCTCTTATTTGATTCGATTTTTGGAATCTTCCGTTTTAGCAGGACAGGCCTTTCCGCAGCTAGCACATTCCAAAAAGGTAAATTTGGAATTCGTAAGTGCGAACCCGACGGGACCCTTGAATATCGTCTCGGCGAGGGCCGCTGCCACCGGTGATGCGATGGCAAACGTATTGAAGGCCGTCGGACACAAGGTCGAGAAAGAATTTTATGTGAACGATTACGGAAATCAAGTCTTTCTATTGGGAGTATCCGCTCTTGTTCGGATTCGGGAGCAATTAGGGGAAACCTCCTCCGTCCAAGAGTCCGAAGACGGTACTTCGTTGGACGAACTACTTGCAAAAAACGTAATTCCTTCGGAAGGTTATCGCGGAGAATATTTGAAAGAGATTGCCAAGCGATTGCTCGACGATCCAAAGATCGGTAATGAAATAAGAAGCCTTTTAAAGACTTCGCAATACAGATTGCTCGCCGAGAAGTGTTCCGCTTGGGCGGTAGAATCCAATCTCGTTTGGCAAAGAAAGGATTTGGATTTATTCGGAGTCGAATTCGATCGTTTCTTCTCCGAAACTAGTTTGCATGAGTCCGGCAAAGTTTTGGCCGTATTGGAAGATTTAAAAAAATCCGGAAAAATATTCGAGGAGGACGGAAAGCAGGTTTTTCGTTCCACCGATTATGGGGATGATAAGGACAGAGTAGTGGTTAGGGACGATGGTCGTCCCACGTATTTATTAGCGGATATCGCATATCATAGAAATAAGATAGAAAGAAATTACGATCGAATCATCGATATTTGGGGCCCGGACCATCATGGTTATATTGCGAGGCTGGCCGGGGCGGTACAGGCGCTCGGATTCGCTAAGGAAAATTTCCAAGTCGTGATCGCTCAACAGGTCAATTTATTAATGGCCGGACAAAAAATGAAAATGAGCAAGAGAGCCGGGGAATTTCAGACGATGGAGGATTTACTCGGTTATTTGGGAAACCATGCGAAAGATGTCGCTAGATATTTTTTTGTCATGCGTTCCTTGGATTCCCCCCTGGATTTCGATTTGGATCTGGCAAAGGACGAATCGGATAAGAATCCGGTTTTCTATCTCCAGTATGCCCATGCTCGGGTTTCGTCCATTTTTAGGGAGGTCGGGACCGACTCCAATCGGGCTGCACTGGAAAATTTGGAAATGACGGAAGAGAGGAAACGTTTGCTTTTTTGGGCGGCGCGCTTTCCGGAGGAAGTAGTCGATGCCGCACAAAGTTTGGAGCCGCATAGGCTTACGAATTATCTTCAAAATTTAGCTCGAGCCTTTACTCAATTCTATATCGCTAAGAACAATCGGTTGAAAGATGCGAACGAGACTACTAGATTAGGTTTGGCTCGAATTTGCAAATCAGCGCAAACCGTTCTATCTTTGGGACTCGGTTTATTGGGCGTATCCGCTCCGGAGCGATTGGATAAAGAAGCATGA
- the recO gene encoding DNA repair protein RecO, which yields MSGSHSGALRKTKGIVMESRILSEGDAFLRLLPEEGEVASFRVKGIKKSKSRPIAAVEPGSLTALDYYMTQGRDTFNVKEIGLLERFDNAKTGYAGTVLVSYIVELVSSFLTEGGVHPQEYKLLYAALKELDERGYRPIFLPFFKFKLLYVAGFISKEISCSVCGKELGEMSSCSLEDEHFDVICGDCRTPNPDRVGLVRLIFDCLRSRYKDLKEEKISLELLKEADRLSNRALKPLLGRRLKSEAMLYESLGEALG from the coding sequence GTGTCTGGATCTCATTCTGGAGCATTAAGAAAGACGAAGGGCATCGTAATGGAGAGCCGTATTCTTTCGGAAGGAGACGCTTTCCTAAGACTTCTACCGGAGGAAGGCGAGGTCGCGAGTTTTCGGGTTAAGGGAATAAAGAAGAGTAAATCGCGTCCCATCGCCGCGGTCGAGCCGGGATCGTTAACCGCTTTGGATTATTATATGACTCAGGGACGGGATACGTTCAACGTGAAGGAAATCGGCCTCCTAGAACGTTTCGATAATGCAAAGACGGGGTACGCTGGGACGGTGTTGGTATCCTATATAGTCGAGTTAGTGTCTTCATTCTTGACGGAAGGCGGCGTCCATCCGCAGGAATACAAGTTATTATATGCCGCGCTAAAGGAATTGGACGAGCGAGGATATCGTCCGATTTTCCTGCCTTTTTTTAAGTTCAAATTGCTGTACGTCGCGGGATTTATCTCCAAGGAAATTTCTTGTTCGGTTTGCGGGAAAGAACTGGGGGAGATGAGTTCCTGCAGTTTGGAGGATGAACATTTCGACGTCATCTGCGGAGATTGTCGTACCCCCAATCCTGATAGAGTCGGTTTGGTCAGGCTGATATTCGATTGTCTTCGTAGCCGGTACAAGGATTTAAAGGAAGAAAAGATTTCCCTTGAACTCCTCAAGGAAGCGGATAGGTTGAGTAACCGGGCGCTTAAGCCCTTGCTCGGCCGAAGATTAAAATCCGAGGCAATGCTTTACGAATCCCTGGGAGAAGCTCTTGGATAA
- the ybeY gene encoding rRNA maturation RNase YbeY translates to MEFSFPQTECSLSILLVDDEAIREINRVRRNKDKETDVLSFPLSFDTEPWVLPPDKSKLGFGPILSLGEIVISWDTCKVQAREIGHTEEDEFFRLLVHGFLHLIGYDHERGPIDEELMKRKEDLCLDLILEH, encoded by the coding sequence TTGGAATTTTCCTTTCCTCAAACAGAATGCTCTCTTTCCATTCTTCTCGTCGACGACGAAGCGATCCGGGAGATCAACCGGGTTCGCAGGAATAAAGATAAGGAGACGGACGTATTATCTTTTCCATTAAGTTTCGATACGGAACCTTGGGTCTTACCTCCGGATAAAAGTAAACTCGGCTTCGGGCCAATTTTGAGTCTGGGTGAGATCGTAATCTCCTGGGACACTTGCAAGGTCCAAGCCAGGGAAATCGGACATACGGAAGAGGACGAATTCTTCCGTTTACTCGTGCACGGCTTTCTTCATCTGATCGGATACGATCATGAGAGGGGGCCTATAGACGAAGAGTTGATGAAGAGGAAGGAGGACCTGTGTCTGGATCTCATTCTGGAGCATTAA